The nucleotide sequence CTGAAGCTGGAGAACCTGCTGTCGCGGCGCGGCGGCGCGGACCCCGCGACCACGGAACTCGAGGCCCGCGCGTCCTGAGGGCCTCATGGCGTTCTACTACTCGCGACGCAAGCTGAAGCCTCGTGAGGAAGAAGAGACGGGCGAGCTGAACATCGTCCCGTACCTCGACATCCTCATGAACCTCATCATCTTCATGCTGCTGTCCATCACCGGCCTGGCCGCGTTCGGGACGCTGAACGTCAACGCGCCCAACTACGGGGCTCCCTCGGCCGGGGTGGCGCAGGAGAACGCGGATCAGCCCAAGCTGACGCTCTCCGTGCTCATCTCCAAGAAGGGGCACTACATCAGCAGCGAGAACGCCATCCTCGGCGAGGAGGGCGTGCCGTCGGTGCCCATGAAGGCGGACGGCAGCTACAACTTCGAGGAGCTGACCGCGCAGATGGTGAAGATCAAGGGCGCCTTCCCCAAGGAGACCAAGGTCATCGTCGCCGCGGAGCCCGAGACGCCCTACGAGGTGCTCATCCAGACGATGGACGCCATCCGCGAGACGCAGGGCACGGGCCGGCAGTTGCTCTTTCCGGATGTCACGCTGGGGACGCTCTGACCATGGCCGAGCCCACCACGCCCGCCCCGATGAGCGCCGTCGAAGAGGAGCAGCTCGCGCGCATGCGCTACCGCCGCGCGCTGGTGCGCAAGAAGCGCAAGGAGCGCGAGGCGGCGGGGGAGATCAAGGAACTCAACATCACCGCGATGATGGACATGATGACCATCATCCTGGTGTTCCTCCTCAAGTCCT is from Myxococcaceae bacterium JPH2 and encodes:
- a CDS encoding biopolymer transporter ExbD, translating into MAFYYSRRKLKPREEEETGELNIVPYLDILMNLIIFMLLSITGLAAFGTLNVNAPNYGAPSAGVAQENADQPKLTLSVLISKKGHYISSENAILGEEGVPSVPMKADGSYNFEELTAQMVKIKGAFPKETKVIVAAEPETPYEVLIQTMDAIRETQGTGRQLLFPDVTLGTL